A region from the Ciconia boyciana chromosome 1, ASM3463844v1, whole genome shotgun sequence genome encodes:
- the TCEANC gene encoding transcription elongation factor A N-terminal and central domain-containing protein isoform X2 translates to MTIDYLQGTEVAKAVYRVLKSCPSVELKKKAKQLLSRWKALYKNNCGQSMQVKKSVSVYVKEEIEHLSVVPKGQSLSEGPCQQEALDASSSKILVPSQTVKNVVRKDIEGSMNQLSSFEEQHADNEDSKPLVNEASLQQDPMRALRCKCTDLLSKALTGSAKDKEETDKWLELSKQIEEHIFALHAKNDKKYKNCIRSKISNLKNPKSCHLKHNLFSGALSPKAFAEMTVMEMASDELKQLRALYTESSVQEHQLPQVINGTQTNKIKCRRCEKFNCTVTMIARGTLFLPGWMRNTNPDEQMLTYVICNECGEQWYHSRWICL, encoded by the coding sequence ATGACTATAGACTATCTTCAGGGGACAGAAGTTGCCAAGGCTGTATACAGAGTACTCAAGAGCTGCCCTTCAGTAGagttgaaaaagaaagcaaagcagttaTTATCAAGGTGGAAAGCACTTTACAAGAATAACTGTGGTCAGTCAATGCAAGTGAAAAAGTCAGTTTCTGTGTATGTGAAAGAGGAAATTGAACATCTCAGTGTGGTTCCTAAAGGGCAGTCACTGTCTGAAGGACCATGTCAGCAGGAGGCATTAGATGCTTCTAGTTCTAAAATTTTGGTCCCATCgcaaactgttaaaaatgtgGTACGTAAGGACATAGAAGGCAGCATGAATCAGCTTTCTTCGTTTGAGGAACAACACGCTGATAATGAAGATTCTAAACCTCTTGTTAATGAAGCAAGTCTGCAGCAGGATCCGATGAGAGCTCTGAGGTGTAAATGTACGGATCTTCTTTCTAAAGCTTTGACTGGTTCTGccaaagacaaagaagaaactgaTAAATGGCTAGAGCTATCTAAACAAATTGAAGAACATATTTTTGCTCTTCATgctaaaaatgacaaaaagtataaaaattgCATCAGAAGCAAAATCTCTAACCTGAAGAACCCTAAAAGTTGCCACTTAAAACATAACCTTTTTTCAGGGGCGTTGAGTCCAAAGGCTTTTGCTGAGATGACGGTGATGGAAATGGCCAGTGATGAACTGAAACAGCTCAGGGCTCTGTACACAGAATCATCTGTTCAGGAACATCAGCTTCCACAAGTTATTAATGGCacacagacaaacaaaataaagtgtAGGCGCTGTGAAAAATTTAACTGCACTGTCACTATGATCGCCAGAGGAACTCTCTTTCTTCCAGGTTGGATGCGAAACACAAATCCAGATGAACAAATGTTGACTTACGTTATTTGTAATGAATGTGGAGAACAGTGGTATCACAGCAGATGGATTTGTTTGTAA
- the TCEANC gene encoding transcription elongation factor A N-terminal and central domain-containing protein isoform X1, protein MAAARSGAEQEEGGRRHVEARCGGLKISDQKNIVHRAHCIEKLLSENNFQDIEDHLKELEDVDMTIDYLQGTEVAKAVYRVLKSCPSVELKKKAKQLLSRWKALYKNNCGQSMQVKKSVSVYVKEEIEHLSVVPKGQSLSEGPCQQEALDASSSKILVPSQTVKNVVRKDIEGSMNQLSSFEEQHADNEDSKPLVNEASLQQDPMRALRCKCTDLLSKALTGSAKDKEETDKWLELSKQIEEHIFALHAKNDKKYKNCIRSKISNLKNPKSCHLKHNLFSGALSPKAFAEMTVMEMASDELKQLRALYTESSVQEHQLPQVINGTQTNKIKCRRCEKFNCTVTMIARGTLFLPGWMRNTNPDEQMLTYVICNECGEQWYHSRWICL, encoded by the coding sequence gtttaaaaatatctgaccAGAAAAATATTGTACACAGAGCCCATTGTATTGAAAAGCTACTGTCTGAGAACAATTTCCAAGATATTGAGGATCATCTTAAAGAACTTGAAGATGTTGATATGACTATAGACTATCTTCAGGGGACAGAAGTTGCCAAGGCTGTATACAGAGTACTCAAGAGCTGCCCTTCAGTAGagttgaaaaagaaagcaaagcagttaTTATCAAGGTGGAAAGCACTTTACAAGAATAACTGTGGTCAGTCAATGCAAGTGAAAAAGTCAGTTTCTGTGTATGTGAAAGAGGAAATTGAACATCTCAGTGTGGTTCCTAAAGGGCAGTCACTGTCTGAAGGACCATGTCAGCAGGAGGCATTAGATGCTTCTAGTTCTAAAATTTTGGTCCCATCgcaaactgttaaaaatgtgGTACGTAAGGACATAGAAGGCAGCATGAATCAGCTTTCTTCGTTTGAGGAACAACACGCTGATAATGAAGATTCTAAACCTCTTGTTAATGAAGCAAGTCTGCAGCAGGATCCGATGAGAGCTCTGAGGTGTAAATGTACGGATCTTCTTTCTAAAGCTTTGACTGGTTCTGccaaagacaaagaagaaactgaTAAATGGCTAGAGCTATCTAAACAAATTGAAGAACATATTTTTGCTCTTCATgctaaaaatgacaaaaagtataaaaattgCATCAGAAGCAAAATCTCTAACCTGAAGAACCCTAAAAGTTGCCACTTAAAACATAACCTTTTTTCAGGGGCGTTGAGTCCAAAGGCTTTTGCTGAGATGACGGTGATGGAAATGGCCAGTGATGAACTGAAACAGCTCAGGGCTCTGTACACAGAATCATCTGTTCAGGAACATCAGCTTCCACAAGTTATTAATGGCacacagacaaacaaaataaagtgtAGGCGCTGTGAAAAATTTAACTGCACTGTCACTATGATCGCCAGAGGAACTCTCTTTCTTCCAGGTTGGATGCGAAACACAAATCCAGATGAACAAATGTTGACTTACGTTATTTGTAATGAATGTGGAGAACAGTGGTATCACAGCAGATGGATTTGTTTGTAA